The proteins below are encoded in one region of Pirellulales bacterium:
- a CDS encoding metallophosphoesterase, with protein sequence MEPLLACSLFALAVVGSSAFWITFLNRTHGLGVWRPLVHGCSGLALLGFLGGPLVLLVAALAASPAIAAYLPTSIISLLAHATGSWAAVAAQSYALACLLVALGPFPWWIVSRRLRRDPAQLRSLRIESFDFARQRSGQSLAHGFSRFAVQLPGNEVFQVEVNLKTLALAQLPPRLEGLSISHLSDLHMSGRISIDFFHEMVDRTNALSPDLVAITGDIVDASKCLDWIVPTLSRLNAPLGVYGVLGNHDVCVDLETLRTKLAAAGVTNLGGRTRRLEVAGETIVLTGNELPWIPPTTDASEQSGTNEPADALRILLSHSPDQIGWARRRRYDLMLAGHTHGGQIQFPFFGAVLAPSIFGTRYASGLFYEAPTLMHVSRGVSGLTPVRYNCRPEIALLRLVGSNTMPCSNDATPDTEEAMATGS encoded by the coding sequence ATGGAGCCGCTGCTCGCTTGCTCGCTGTTCGCACTGGCCGTGGTCGGTAGCAGTGCCTTTTGGATCACCTTCCTGAATCGCACGCACGGCCTGGGTGTTTGGCGGCCGTTGGTTCATGGGTGCTCGGGACTGGCGCTACTCGGATTTCTGGGCGGGCCGCTTGTGCTCCTGGTCGCGGCACTGGCAGCCTCGCCAGCCATTGCCGCGTACCTGCCGACGTCGATTATCTCACTGCTGGCACATGCCACGGGTTCCTGGGCCGCGGTTGCGGCGCAAAGTTATGCACTCGCGTGCCTATTGGTCGCGCTCGGACCATTTCCCTGGTGGATCGTCTCCCGGCGCCTGCGTCGCGACCCAGCGCAGTTGCGTTCCCTGCGCATCGAGAGCTTCGACTTCGCCCGCCAACGATCAGGCCAGTCGCTGGCGCACGGCTTCAGCCGCTTCGCCGTGCAACTACCCGGCAATGAAGTGTTTCAGGTTGAGGTAAATCTAAAAACGCTGGCGCTCGCGCAATTGCCGCCGCGACTCGAGGGATTGTCGATCTCGCATCTATCCGACCTGCACATGAGCGGCCGGATATCGATCGACTTTTTCCACGAGATGGTCGATCGGACCAACGCCCTGTCGCCGGACCTGGTGGCGATAACCGGGGACATTGTCGACGCATCGAAGTGCCTGGATTGGATCGTGCCCACGCTCAGCCGCTTGAACGCGCCGCTTGGTGTCTACGGAGTCCTTGGAAATCACGACGTGTGCGTCGATCTCGAAACGTTGCGCACCAAGCTCGCCGCGGCCGGTGTTACGAACCTCGGCGGACGCACGCGCCGTTTGGAAGTGGCCGGGGAAACGATCGTGCTCACCGGCAACGAGCTTCCCTGGATTCCTCCGACGACAGACGCTAGCGAGCAATCCGGCACCAACGAACCGGCGGACGCGCTACGAATCCTGCTGTCGCATTCTCCGGATCAAATCGGTTGGGCGCGCCGCCGGCGCTACGACCTGATGTTGGCCGGCCATACGCACGGTGGCCAGATTCAATTCCCGTTCTTCGGCGCGGTTCTGGCACCTAGTATCTTCGGTACCCGATACGCCTCGGGCCTGTTCTACGAGGCGCCGACGCTGATGCACGTCAGCCGCGGTGTTTCAGGCCTGACGCCGGTGCGCTACAACTGCCGCCCCGAGATCGCTCTATTACGGCTGGTCGGATCGAACACGATGCCATGTAGCAACGACGCCACGCCCGACACGGAAGAGGCCATGGCGACCGGTTCGTAA
- a CDS encoding phosphopantothenoylcysteine decarboxylase — MARILITSGPTRQYLDAVRYLTNASSGRMGCALAASALAAGHEVIVVSGPVDVEYPPGVRVIPVVSTEEMLAECQQVFASCDGLIGVAAPCDYRPVKVAPGKISKTGEPLELHLIETPDVVATLGAAKLGQWLVGFALEADDHRLRALAKLEKKHCDLMVSNGPEAMNALDTQVELIDSTGAVVQELSGSKEEVADGIFRVIQDRLIDQRK, encoded by the coding sequence ATGGCGCGAATCCTGATTACGTCCGGCCCCACGCGGCAGTATCTCGACGCGGTGCGCTATTTGACGAATGCCTCGAGTGGTCGTATGGGCTGTGCCCTGGCCGCGAGTGCCCTGGCCGCCGGTCATGAGGTGATCGTCGTCAGCGGACCGGTCGATGTCGAATATCCGCCCGGGGTGCGTGTGATTCCGGTCGTTTCCACCGAAGAGATGCTCGCCGAATGCCAGCAGGTCTTTGCGTCGTGCGACGGATTGATCGGCGTGGCCGCTCCTTGCGACTATCGTCCTGTGAAGGTTGCGCCCGGCAAGATCAGCAAGACGGGCGAGCCGCTCGAACTGCACCTGATCGAAACGCCCGACGTCGTGGCAACGCTGGGTGCCGCAAAACTCGGTCAATGGCTGGTCGGCTTTGCGCTTGAGGCAGACGATCACCGACTACGCGCCTTGGCGAAGCTGGAAAAAAAGCATTGCGACCTCATGGTCTCAAACGGTCCCGAGGCGATGAACGCGCTCGACACCCAGGTCGAATTGATTGATTCCACGGGCGCCGTGGTGCAAGAGCTCTCGGGTAGCAAAGAGGAAGTCGCCGACGGCATCTTCCGCGTGATACAGGACCGACTGATTGACCAGCGGAAATAG
- a CDS encoding flavoprotein, with product MNGREVVVGVTGGVAAYKTAALVSQLVQAGAGVSVVLTASAREFIGAATFEALTGRAVNTQVFHEPEHPLGAHIDLATRGEILCVAPATANFLAKTAQGLADDLLSTLALSFTGTIMLAPAMNCEMWDKPAVQRNIAQLRQDGVVLVGPEEGWLSCRQRGMGRMAAPEKIFAAIAEQLSQIPKK from the coding sequence ATGAACGGGCGCGAGGTCGTAGTCGGCGTCACCGGGGGCGTCGCGGCTTACAAGACCGCGGCGCTGGTGAGCCAATTGGTGCAGGCCGGGGCGGGAGTGTCCGTCGTGCTGACGGCCTCGGCGCGCGAGTTTATCGGCGCCGCGACGTTCGAGGCGCTGACGGGCCGCGCGGTTAACACCCAAGTCTTTCACGAGCCCGAGCATCCGCTCGGCGCCCACATCGATCTGGCGACACGCGGCGAGATTCTCTGCGTCGCGCCGGCAACTGCTAATTTTCTGGCGAAGACGGCGCAAGGCCTGGCCGACGATTTGTTGAGCACGCTGGCCTTGAGCTTTACCGGGACGATCATGCTCGCTCCGGCGATGAATTGCGAAATGTGGGATAAGCCGGCCGTGCAGCGCAACATCGCACAGTTGCGCCAGGACGGTGTCGTTCTGGTCGGTCCTGAAGAAGGCTGGCTAAGTTGCCGGCAGCGCGGCATGGGACGGATGGCGGCACCGGAAAAGATCTTTGCTGCCATCGCCGAGCAACTCTCCCAAATTCCGAAGAAATGA
- a CDS encoding DNA-directed RNA polymerase subunit omega: protein MIDELREERIVNKVGGRFKLSTLIQKRLVALNAGSRPLVNLDTHDKLEIVIQEIMQDKIYLDSSANLRITGEPEAGGGPVELDLTDL, encoded by the coding sequence ATGATTGACGAACTTCGCGAGGAACGAATCGTGAACAAGGTGGGCGGACGCTTCAAGCTGTCCACCCTCATCCAGAAGCGCCTGGTAGCATTGAACGCCGGCAGCCGGCCGCTGGTGAATCTCGACACGCATGACAAGCTCGAGATCGTGATCCAGGAAATCATGCAGGACAAGATTTACCTCGATTCGTCAGCCAATCTGCGCATCACGGGCGAGCCCGAGGCGGGCGGAGGTCCGGTCGAGTTGGATCTCACCGATCTATAG
- the gmk gene encoding guanylate kinase codes for MNIRSGQLVIVSGPSGAGKTTLLQRVYEHTDLPLVPSVSATTRRPRPGEQDGVDYHFLSREEFARRRQHGDFLESCEVYGQGDWYGTLREEVTPSLAAGKWVVLEIDVQGTVEVLRHYPQALTIFVEPGSLDELERRLRDRGTESAAALERRLEVARHELASIDIYRHRVINDEVDRATRVICDILNQASLQQVGDVSE; via the coding sequence ATGAATATCCGATCGGGCCAATTAGTGATCGTTTCCGGACCCTCGGGGGCGGGGAAAACTACGCTCCTGCAGCGAGTTTACGAGCATACGGACCTGCCGCTGGTGCCCAGCGTCTCGGCGACCACCCGGCGGCCGCGCCCCGGCGAGCAGGATGGGGTGGACTATCATTTTCTCAGCCGCGAGGAATTTGCGCGCCGCCGGCAGCATGGCGATTTTCTCGAATCTTGCGAAGTTTACGGCCAGGGGGACTGGTACGGCACATTGCGGGAGGAGGTCACCCCTAGCCTGGCGGCCGGTAAGTGGGTAGTCTTGGAGATTGACGTGCAAGGCACGGTGGAAGTGCTGAGGCACTATCCTCAAGCCTTGACAATCTTTGTGGAGCCCGGCTCGCTCGATGAACTCGAGCGTCGACTGCGCGACCGGGGCACCGAAAGTGCCGCGGCTCTCGAGCGAAGGCTGGAAGTGGCGCGCCACGAACTGGCATCGATCGACATCTATCGCCACCGGGTAATTAACGACGAAGTCGACCGCGCGACGCGCGTGATCTGCGATATTCTCAACCAGGCAAGCCTGCAGCAAGTGGGAGACGTTTCGGAATGA
- a CDS encoding YicC/YloC family endoribonuclease has protein sequence MLLSMTGYGEARGKLEGRSAWVEVRTINGRYFKLSTKCLEAYNALEPEIEQVVRRQIRRGSIQVTLRVDRPRTGDASGINGVVLDGYRQQLRELFQSWKVDDPIPYGALLELPGVVVEHAVSSTELAEDWPLIESTLNAALTNLANMRSKEGKAMAADLADNCRQIASELSHVEQRTPLVAEAYRTRLTDRLQKTLDQFQVTLEPGDLIREVSIFAERSDISEETVRLRSHLEQFDQLLRAEESSGRKLEFLTQEMFREANTIGSKANDVTISRHVIEIKAAIERVREMIQNVE, from the coding sequence GTGCTATTGAGCATGACCGGATACGGCGAGGCTCGCGGCAAGCTTGAGGGGCGCAGCGCCTGGGTTGAAGTGCGGACGATCAACGGCCGGTACTTCAAGCTGTCGACCAAATGCCTGGAAGCGTACAACGCGCTCGAGCCTGAGATCGAACAGGTAGTCCGCCGGCAGATTCGCCGGGGCTCGATCCAAGTGACGCTGCGTGTCGATCGGCCACGCACCGGGGACGCCAGCGGCATCAACGGCGTGGTACTCGACGGCTACCGCCAGCAGCTTCGCGAGCTGTTTCAGTCTTGGAAGGTCGACGATCCGATTCCGTATGGCGCGCTATTGGAGCTGCCGGGCGTGGTTGTCGAGCACGCCGTCTCGAGCACTGAATTGGCAGAGGATTGGCCGCTGATCGAGTCGACGCTCAACGCGGCACTCACGAATCTGGCCAACATGCGCTCCAAGGAAGGGAAGGCGATGGCGGCCGACTTGGCAGATAACTGTCGGCAGATCGCCAGCGAGCTATCGCACGTCGAACAGAGGACGCCGCTCGTGGCCGAGGCTTACCGGACACGTTTGACGGACCGGCTGCAAAAAACGCTCGATCAGTTCCAGGTCACACTCGAGCCCGGCGACCTGATAAGGGAAGTCAGCATTTTTGCTGAGCGGTCGGACATTTCGGAGGAAACTGTCCGCCTGCGCAGCCACCTGGAGCAGTTCGACCAATTGCTGCGCGCGGAAGAAAGTTCTGGCCGAAAGCTGGAATTCCTCACGCAGGAAATGTTCCGCGAAGCCAATACGATCGGCTCGAAGGCGAATGACGTCACGATCTCGCGGCACGTCATCGAGATCAAGGCGGCCATCGAGCGGGTCCGCGAGATGATTCAAAACGTCGAGTGA
- the secG gene encoding preprotein translocase subunit SecG, with product MFGGILMVLMFLVALFLILLVLIQRGRGGGLAGAFGGMGGQSAFGTKAGDLFTRITIVAASIWVVLCVLGVKYYNTPDNFSSKLGGAAKVDVQPGGAKASLGGVDVDVKASPQGTEAAPGTGETKAPEGSATEGSATETAPPATGSATSEAAPAEPAASEAPK from the coding sequence ATGTTCGGCGGCATCCTGATGGTGTTGATGTTTCTGGTCGCGTTGTTCTTGATTCTGCTCGTGCTGATTCAGCGCGGACGCGGCGGTGGTCTGGCTGGCGCATTTGGTGGCATGGGAGGGCAGAGCGCCTTCGGCACCAAAGCCGGCGACCTTTTCACCCGCATTACGATCGTGGCAGCGTCGATCTGGGTTGTGTTGTGCGTCCTCGGTGTGAAGTATTACAACACGCCTGATAACTTCAGCAGCAAGCTGGGCGGGGCAGCCAAGGTCGACGTTCAACCAGGCGGCGCCAAGGCATCGCTGGGTGGCGTGGACGTCGATGTCAAGGCATCTCCCCAGGGGACCGAGGCGGCACCAGGTACTGGCGAGACGAAGGCGCCTGAGGGTAGCGCTACCGAGGGAAGCGCTACCGAGACAGCACCCCCCGCTACTGGTTCCGCAACAAGCGAAGCAGCGCCTGCGGAACCCGCGGCCAGCGAAGCGCCCAAGTAA
- the tpiA gene encoding triose-phosphate isomerase → MRRPLIAGNWKMNLDRAGAVALAKAVVTKAGDYPAADLLVCPPNVYIDAVSAVLKGSRVALGAQNMYHEANGAFTGETSAAMLKDLGCQYVILGHSERRNILGETDDQVRAKTVAALAAGIVPVVCVGELLAERQAGQTGAVIARQMAGSLAGLSAADMEKTVIAYEPVWAIGTGQVATPEQAEEVHRDLRRIVTERYNTATAEKVRILYGGSVKPGNAGELLAQPDIDGALIGGASLKADDFLGIAAAAR, encoded by the coding sequence ATGAGACGACCGCTGATCGCGGGCAATTGGAAAATGAATCTGGATCGGGCCGGCGCCGTGGCACTCGCCAAGGCTGTCGTGACCAAGGCTGGGGACTACCCGGCTGCTGATCTTTTGGTCTGCCCGCCGAACGTCTATATCGACGCCGTGAGTGCGGTGCTCAAAGGGAGCCGCGTTGCGCTGGGTGCGCAGAACATGTATCACGAGGCCAACGGAGCGTTCACCGGCGAAACGAGTGCCGCGATGCTCAAGGATCTGGGCTGCCAGTACGTTATTCTGGGGCATAGCGAACGCCGCAATATTCTGGGCGAGACCGACGACCAGGTGCGGGCCAAGACCGTGGCGGCTCTGGCCGCGGGGATCGTGCCGGTCGTGTGCGTCGGCGAGCTACTGGCCGAGCGCCAGGCGGGGCAGACCGGTGCGGTCATTGCCCGGCAGATGGCCGGGTCACTCGCGGGTCTATCAGCGGCGGACATGGAGAAAACGGTCATTGCCTACGAGCCGGTTTGGGCCATCGGAACCGGTCAGGTGGCCACGCCCGAGCAGGCCGAAGAGGTGCATCGGGACCTTCGCAGAATCGTGACCGAGCGATACAATACTGCCACTGCGGAGAAGGTCCGGATTCTGTACGGCGGCAGCGTCAAGCCGGGCAACGCCGGCGAACTGCTCGCACAGCCGGATATCGATGGAGCGCTCATCGGCGGGGCAAGCCTGAAGGCGGATGATTTTCTGGGCATTGCCGCCGCGGCGCGTTAG